In a genomic window of Feifania hominis:
- a CDS encoding DUF3298 and DUF4163 domain-containing protein, giving the protein MNRMQRLKEEYRSIRAPERLTEVFDAARECAASSPSRGWHFVRWAAAAVCCLFLCFTVALNLFPSFAAALDQNGAFTPLVQILTISKTNIEEESKGATVVQGSVTGLADEALSDQLNSELAGISDGAIEQVQTLLADEAPLFVNSTYETKFSSDRMLSFLVYVDSSSASTENQVYCYNIDLEKNEVLTLSDLLAEQQPDYIDTISAEIREEILTSPESDFFYDENGALLFETIEADQSYYINTDEQLVIVFDQFAIAPGSMGTPEFIVDSVSVAPLLEP; this is encoded by the coding sequence ATGAACCGAATGCAACGCCTGAAAGAAGAATACCGCTCCATCCGCGCCCCCGAGCGTCTGACAGAGGTCTTTGACGCCGCACGGGAGTGTGCGGCGTCATCCCCGTCGCGGGGATGGCACTTCGTGCGCTGGGCGGCCGCGGCCGTGTGCTGTCTGTTTCTCTGCTTTACGGTGGCGCTCAACCTCTTTCCCTCCTTTGCGGCGGCCCTCGACCAAAATGGAGCGTTTACGCCGCTGGTTCAGATTCTGACAATCTCCAAAACCAATATTGAAGAGGAAAGCAAGGGGGCAACCGTCGTGCAGGGCAGTGTGACCGGCCTTGCGGACGAGGCGCTCTCCGATCAGCTCAACAGCGAACTCGCCGGTATTTCAGACGGCGCCATCGAACAGGTGCAAACACTGCTCGCGGACGAGGCACCGCTGTTTGTAAACAGCACCTATGAGACCAAGTTTTCAAGTGACCGAATGCTCTCTTTTCTGGTCTATGTCGACTCCTCGAGCGCCTCGACGGAAAATCAGGTCTACTGCTACAACATTGACCTTGAGAAAAACGAAGTGCTCACGCTCAGCGATCTTCTCGCCGAGCAGCAGCCCGACTATATTGATACCATCAGCGCAGAAATCCGCGAGGAAATTCTCACCTCCCCCGAGTCGGATTTCTTCTACGATGAGAACGGCGCGCTGCTCTTTGAGACCATCGAGGCAGATCAGAGCTACTACATCAATACGGATGAGCAGCTTGTCATCGTATTCGACCAGTTTGCAATCGCTCCCGGTTCCATGGGAACACCCGAGTTCATCGTGGACAGTGTCAGTGTTGCCCCTCTTTTGGAACCATAG
- a CDS encoding DUF1836 domain-containing protein: MAISNEALDQIVSSVLSDEDMRVEDIPNLDLYMDQIITLFDEKIRRAPAADGRVLTKTMINNYSKDGLIKPIRGKKYTREQILQMLVIYNLKQTLSIGEIKQFMQELYGEGGYEKNDRREELSSMYNTYLEHKAASRDETQQLVEQMAHRVSGLPEQQARGALILELCSLSAALRRIASGLCTGEEQ; encoded by the coding sequence ATGGCAATTTCAAACGAGGCGCTGGACCAAATTGTGAGCAGCGTTCTGTCAGATGAAGACATGAGAGTGGAGGATATTCCCAATCTCGACCTCTATATGGATCAGATCATCACCCTTTTTGACGAAAAAATAAGGCGAGCCCCCGCCGCGGACGGCAGAGTGCTCACCAAGACCATGATCAACAACTACAGCAAAGACGGTCTGATCAAGCCGATTCGGGGCAAGAAGTACACCCGCGAACAGATTTTGCAGATGCTCGTGATTTACAATCTCAAGCAGACGCTCTCGATCGGCGAGATCAAGCAGTTCATGCAGGAGCTGTATGGCGAGGGCGGCTATGAGAAAAACGACCGCAGGGAAGAGCTTTCCAGCATGTACAACACCTACCTTGAGCACAAGGCAGCCTCGCGCGACGAGACGCAGCAGCTCGTCGAGCAGATGGCGCACCGGGTGAGCGGGCTGCCGGAGCAGCAGGCGCGCGGCGCGCTCATACTGGAGCTTTGCAGCCTGTCGGCCGCGCTCAGGCGGATTGCGTCGGGTCTTTGCACGGGTGAGGAACAGTGA
- the sdaAA gene encoding L-serine ammonia-lyase, iron-sulfur-dependent, subunit alpha → MKEISLCDMAARAEALGISLGELALRDEAQRSGTDAEQVLEQMTETWGVMRESVRAGLEKPRRSRGGMIGGEGILLKTYLGQSHSYCGESVLGAVSAALAVSCQNAAMGKIVAAPTAGASGILPGVLTMIAERDGKSEREIALALFTAAAVGLVISANASLSGAAGGCQAECGSGAAMAAAAAVELAGGTPRQACHAVAMTLKNQMGLVCDPVAGLVEVPCAKRNAAGAALALVSADMALAGIESVIPADEVIVAMGKVGRALPESLRETSKGGLAATPTGRQIADRLGGNLSKL, encoded by the coding sequence ATGAAAGAGATTTCTCTTTGCGATATGGCTGCCCGCGCCGAGGCGCTTGGCATCTCTCTGGGAGAACTCGCGCTGCGCGACGAGGCGCAGCGCTCGGGCACCGACGCCGAACAGGTTCTCGAACAGATGACAGAGACCTGGGGCGTCATGCGCGAATCGGTTCGCGCCGGCCTTGAAAAGCCGCGCCGTTCACGCGGCGGCATGATCGGCGGCGAGGGCATTCTTCTGAAGACCTACCTTGGCCAGTCGCACAGCTACTGCGGGGAATCTGTGCTGGGCGCGGTGAGTGCTGCGCTCGCCGTCTCCTGCCAGAACGCCGCTATGGGCAAGATTGTCGCCGCTCCCACCGCCGGCGCGTCCGGCATCCTGCCGGGAGTTCTCACCATGATCGCCGAGCGCGATGGCAAGTCCGAGCGTGAGATCGCGCTCGCACTCTTCACCGCGGCGGCCGTGGGACTTGTCATCTCGGCAAACGCGAGCCTGTCGGGCGCGGCGGGCGGCTGTCAGGCCGAGTGCGGTTCCGGCGCCGCAATGGCCGCGGCCGCGGCCGTGGAGCTCGCCGGCGGCACCCCGCGGCAGGCCTGCCACGCGGTCGCCATGACTCTGAAAAACCAGATGGGCCTTGTCTGCGACCCGGTCGCAGGGCTCGTCGAGGTTCCCTGCGCCAAGAGAAACGCGGCCGGCGCGGCGTTGGCGCTCGTCTCGGCGGATATGGCGCTTGCGGGAATTGAGAGCGTCATTCCCGCCGACGAAGTCATCGTTGCCATGGGCAAGGTGGGCAGGGCTCTGCCGGAGAGTCTTCGCGAAACCTCCAAGGGTGGACTTGCCGCCACGCCAACCGGCCGGCAAATTGCGGACAGGCTGGGCGGAAATCTGTCAAAACTCTGA
- a CDS encoding rhodanese-like domain-containing protein — protein MDITKGFSPTRQYTSITPREVHELMATGCDCTLLDVRTPDEYEQYHIAGSVSLPDYELIAGNIPLKKTSPVVVYCQSGARSYTACLRLLRLGFCKVYDMGAITRWPYGFE, from the coding sequence ATGGATATCACAAAAGGCTTTTCTCCCACGCGGCAGTACACCTCCATCACACCGCGCGAGGTCCATGAGCTCATGGCAACGGGTTGTGACTGTACACTGCTCGATGTGCGAACGCCCGACGAATATGAGCAGTATCACATCGCGGGCAGCGTCTCGCTGCCCGACTACGAGCTCATCGCCGGCAACATTCCGCTCAAAAAGACCTCCCCGGTCGTCGTCTACTGTCAGAGCGGCGCGCGAAGCTACACCGCCTGCCTGAGGCTTCTGCGGCTCGGCTTCTGTAAAGTTTACGACATGGGCGCCATCACCCGGTGGCCCTACGGCTTTGAATAG
- a CDS encoding MBOAT family O-acyltransferase gives MVFSSLLFLFCFLPLVLAAYYLCPRGGRNFILFVFSLVFYAWGEPVYVVLMLFSTLVDYVHGLLVRRALDRGKRTLAKLVVASSAIINLGLLGFFKYADFLIGTLNAAFGLSLAQMNLPLPIGISFYTFQTMSYTIDVYRGDAPVQRNIISFGAYVAMFPQLIAGPIVRYQDVAEKLTFRRENLPQFLLGVERFLRGLFKKVLIANNVGMLWDTVYAASSWSVLSAWLGVFAFAFQIYFDFSGYSDMAIGLGHMFGFDFPENFDHPYVSKSISEFWRRWHITLGTWFREYVYIPLGGNRKGMAKTLRNMAIVWLCTGLWHGASWNFVLWGAYFGVIIIVERLFLGKLLERLPGFLRHLYTLFLIGVSWVIFSFENLGKIGGYLGAMFGGAPLVDRSGLYSLVNYLPLLVLFGICATPLASKLMERLRAAGTAGRCALGLLYAAALFCSLSYLVDATYNPFLYFRF, from the coding sequence ATGGTCTTTTCAAGTCTTCTGTTTCTGTTCTGCTTTTTGCCGCTGGTGCTGGCGGCCTATTACCTGTGCCCGCGAGGAGGGCGCAATTTCATTCTGTTTGTGTTCAGCCTGGTGTTTTACGCATGGGGTGAGCCGGTCTACGTCGTACTCATGCTCTTTTCCACGCTGGTGGACTATGTGCACGGTCTGCTCGTCAGACGGGCGCTCGACCGGGGAAAGCGCACCCTGGCAAAGCTGGTTGTGGCTTCTTCGGCCATCATCAATCTGGGGCTGCTCGGCTTTTTCAAATACGCCGACTTTCTCATTGGAACGCTCAACGCCGCATTTGGCCTCTCGCTTGCGCAGATGAATCTGCCGCTGCCCATCGGCATCTCGTTTTACACGTTTCAGACCATGTCCTACACCATTGACGTCTACCGCGGCGACGCGCCGGTTCAGCGCAACATCATCTCGTTCGGAGCCTATGTGGCCATGTTTCCGCAGCTCATTGCGGGACCCATTGTCCGCTACCAGGATGTGGCCGAGAAGCTCACGTTCCGGCGGGAGAATTTGCCGCAGTTTCTGCTCGGCGTGGAGCGCTTTCTGAGGGGTCTGTTCAAGAAAGTGCTCATTGCAAACAACGTCGGCATGCTCTGGGATACTGTCTATGCCGCCTCGAGCTGGTCGGTGCTGTCGGCCTGGCTCGGTGTGTTCGCGTTCGCGTTTCAGATTTACTTTGACTTCTCCGGCTACTCGGATATGGCAATCGGCCTTGGACACATGTTCGGCTTTGACTTTCCGGAGAATTTTGACCACCCCTATGTCTCAAAATCCATTTCGGAATTCTGGCGCCGCTGGCACATCACACTCGGAACCTGGTTTCGGGAGTATGTCTACATTCCCCTTGGAGGAAACCGAAAGGGAATGGCAAAGACGCTTCGCAACATGGCCATTGTCTGGCTCTGCACGGGTCTGTGGCACGGCGCGAGCTGGAACTTTGTGCTCTGGGGCGCCTACTTCGGCGTCATCATCATAGTGGAGAGGCTCTTTTTGGGAAAACTGCTCGAACGCCTGCCCGGTTTTTTGCGCCATCTCTACACACTGTTTCTCATCGGGGTCAGCTGGGTGATCTTCAGCTTTGAGAACCTCGGCAAAATCGGCGGCTATCTCGGGGCCATGTTCGGCGGCGCACCGCTGGTCGACCGGTCGGGTCTGTACAGCCTTGTCAACTATCTGCCGCTTCTGGTGCTCTTCGGCATCTGCGCGACGCCGCTTGCGTCAAAACTCATGGAGCGGCTGCGTGCGGCCGGCACCGCCGGGCGCTGCGCGCTCGGGCTGCTCTACGCCGCGGCGCTCTTCTGCAGCCTATCGTATCTTGTGGATGCGACGTATAACCCGTTTTTGTATTTCCGCTTCTAA
- a CDS encoding polysaccharide deacetylase family protein: MVVTLLVFALAVGSVVGLRFLHSNALALEPEQPQQDGRMVEQLDGTLYRYIDEQSGYLINLSYPVLGVEEVDSVISRRVFDTINSFVSYAAENPPKGDQTRPVLTLSHSMHEDDYVVYFDFTTQLTRTGSTDIEEGHFTLVFPPSLVHPEPEPEPEPEPQPEKTWPDPSKPMVALTFDDGPNATYTAAILDALKEYGGHATFFVVGTRLGGEKNQAVLRRIVDEGSEIGNHTQSHKNLAKSSVDTIRDQIQYVNDRVTEITGVTPTWLRPPYGAKNSQLSQVAGMPFAMWSIDTLDWKTKDADKTYSTTMNSVKDGSIVLMHDIHKTTIPAAVKLIRDLNAKGYQLVTVSELYEARGIDPVDGKSYFSAYK; this comes from the coding sequence TTGGTTGTAACTCTGCTCGTGTTTGCTCTTGCTGTCGGGTCGGTTGTGGGGCTGCGCTTTCTGCACAGCAACGCTCTCGCCCTCGAACCCGAGCAGCCTCAGCAGGACGGCCGCATGGTGGAGCAGCTCGATGGCACGCTCTACCGATACATCGATGAACAGAGCGGCTATCTGATCAATCTTTCCTATCCCGTGCTCGGTGTGGAGGAGGTTGACAGCGTAATCAGCCGTCGGGTCTTTGACACGATAAATTCTTTTGTCTCCTACGCGGCGGAAAATCCTCCGAAAGGAGATCAGACCCGCCCGGTTCTCACTCTGTCGCACTCCATGCACGAGGATGACTATGTCGTCTACTTTGACTTCACCACTCAGCTCACCCGCACCGGCAGCACAGACATTGAGGAGGGGCATTTCACCCTTGTCTTTCCGCCGTCTCTCGTCCATCCCGAACCCGAACCCGAGCCGGAACCTGAGCCGCAGCCGGAGAAGACCTGGCCCGACCCGTCAAAGCCGATGGTTGCCCTCACCTTTGACGACGGACCGAACGCTACATACACCGCCGCGATCCTCGACGCCCTCAAGGAGTATGGCGGCCACGCAACTTTCTTCGTCGTGGGGACCCGGCTCGGCGGCGAAAAGAATCAGGCAGTGCTCAGGCGCATCGTGGACGAGGGCAGTGAAATCGGCAATCATACCCAGAGCCACAAGAACCTCGCCAAGTCATCTGTGGATACGATTCGCGATCAGATTCAATACGTCAATGACAGAGTGACCGAGATCACAGGTGTCACACCGACGTGGCTGCGCCCGCCCTATGGGGCAAAGAACTCGCAGCTCAGCCAGGTCGCAGGTATGCCCTTTGCCATGTGGTCGATTGACACGCTCGACTGGAAGACCAAAGATGCCGACAAGACCTATTCCACCACCATGAACAGCGTCAAAGACGGCAGCATTGTCCTCATGCACGACATCCACAAGACGACCATTCCCGCCGCCGTCAAGCTCATACGCGACTTGAACGCAAAGGGATACCAGCTTGTCACCGTCAGCGAGCTCTACGAGGCGCGCGGCATTGACCCGGTTGACGGCAAGTCCTATTTCAGCGCCTACAAGTAA
- a CDS encoding Dabb family protein: MVRHIVFWNIKADAEGGREHCCKLIKQKLEALVGVVPGLLKLEVGINYNPAGHDLCLLSELTDREALDGYQNHPAHLEAAGYVRSVTEGRAVCDCEF; this comes from the coding sequence ATGGTTCGTCACATTGTCTTCTGGAACATCAAAGCGGATGCCGAGGGAGGCCGTGAGCACTGCTGCAAGCTCATCAAGCAAAAGCTCGAGGCTCTTGTCGGCGTCGTGCCCGGTCTCTTGAAGCTCGAGGTCGGCATCAACTACAACCCTGCCGGCCACGACCTGTGTCTGCTGTCGGAGCTTACGGACAGAGAGGCACTCGACGGCTATCAGAATCATCCCGCCCACCTCGAGGCCGCCGGCTATGTACGAAGCGTCACCGAGGGCCGCGCAGTCTGTGACTGTGAGTTTTAA
- the typA gene encoding translational GTPase TypA, with the protein MIREDLRNIAIIAHVDHGKTTLVDEMLKQGGAFREHQVVEERVMDSNDLERERGITILAKNTAASYNGVKINIVDTPGHADFGGEVERVLKMVNGVLLLVDAFEGPMPQTRFVLSKALELGHRIIIVVNKIDKDGARPYEVGEEVLELLLDLDASEEQLDSPVVFCSGRDGTASLSPDIKGTDLDPLFKSILDYIPAPEGDPDAPFQMLVSSIDYNEYVGRIAIGRIERGTVRQNQEVTIVQYHDHNKTYKGKVTNLYQIEGLDRRPVSTASIGDIVCISGLEEITIGDTICSPEDATPLPFVKISEPTVEMTFSVNDSPFAGREGKFVTSRHLRDRLFRELLKDVSLRVSETDSTDSFRVCGRGEMHLSILIETMRREGYEFQVSTPKVLFKEIDGVKCEPIERLVIDVPEDCVGSVMEKMGNRKGELIEMHPQGSRMKLEFLIPSRGLFGYRSEFMTDTKGEGIMNTIFDSYQPYKGDIVQRAYGSLIAFESGESITYGLYNAQERGTLFIGAGVPVYEGMVVGMSPKSEDIALNVCKKKQLTNTRASGSDDALRLIPPKIMSLEQCLEFITDDELLEVTPKSLRIRKRILNNALRMKAKSK; encoded by the coding sequence TTGATCAGAGAAGATTTGCGCAACATCGCAATCATCGCACACGTCGACCACGGCAAGACTACGCTGGTTGACGAGATGCTCAAGCAGGGGGGCGCTTTCCGCGAACACCAGGTCGTGGAGGAGCGCGTCATGGACAGCAACGATCTTGAGCGCGAGCGCGGCATCACCATACTCGCCAAAAATACCGCCGCCTCCTACAACGGCGTCAAGATCAACATTGTCGACACTCCCGGCCACGCCGATTTCGGCGGCGAGGTGGAGCGCGTGCTCAAAATGGTCAACGGCGTGCTGCTACTTGTCGATGCCTTTGAGGGTCCCATGCCCCAGACGCGCTTTGTTCTCTCAAAGGCGCTCGAACTCGGGCATCGCATCATCATCGTCGTCAACAAAATCGACAAGGACGGCGCGCGCCCCTACGAGGTGGGCGAGGAAGTCCTCGAGCTTCTGCTCGATCTCGATGCGAGCGAGGAACAGCTCGACAGTCCGGTTGTCTTCTGCTCAGGGCGCGACGGCACCGCCTCCCTCTCCCCCGACATCAAGGGCACCGACCTCGATCCCCTGTTCAAATCCATCCTCGATTACATTCCGGCGCCCGAGGGCGACCCCGACGCGCCGTTTCAGATGCTGGTCTCCTCCATCGACTACAACGAGTATGTCGGGCGCATAGCCATCGGGCGCATCGAGCGCGGTACGGTGCGCCAGAATCAGGAGGTCACCATCGTTCAGTACCACGATCACAACAAGACCTATAAGGGCAAGGTGACCAATCTCTATCAGATTGAGGGGCTCGACCGCCGGCCGGTCTCCACAGCTTCCATCGGCGATATCGTCTGCATCTCCGGCCTTGAGGAAATCACCATCGGCGACACCATCTGCTCGCCGGAGGATGCGACGCCCCTGCCCTTTGTCAAGATCTCCGAGCCCACCGTCGAGATGACTTTCTCGGTCAACGACAGCCCCTTTGCGGGACGCGAGGGCAAATTTGTCACCAGCCGCCATCTGCGCGACCGGCTCTTCCGCGAGCTGCTCAAGGACGTATCGCTGCGCGTCAGCGAGACCGATTCCACCGACAGTTTCCGCGTGTGCGGGCGCGGCGAGATGCACCTGTCCATTCTCATTGAGACCATGCGCCGCGAGGGCTATGAATTTCAGGTCAGCACACCGAAAGTCCTCTTCAAGGAGATCGACGGCGTCAAATGTGAGCCAATCGAACGCCTTGTCATCGACGTACCGGAGGACTGTGTCGGCTCCGTCATGGAGAAGATGGGCAACCGCAAGGGCGAGCTCATTGAGATGCACCCGCAGGGAAGCCGCATGAAACTTGAATTTCTCATCCCCTCGCGCGGGCTCTTCGGCTATCGCAGCGAGTTTATGACCGACACCAAGGGCGAGGGCATCATGAACACCATCTTCGACAGCTACCAGCCCTACAAGGGCGATATTGTGCAGCGCGCCTACGGGTCGCTGATCGCCTTTGAGTCGGGCGAGTCGATCACCTACGGCCTCTACAACGCCCAGGAGCGCGGCACCCTCTTCATCGGCGCCGGCGTTCCGGTCTACGAGGGCATGGTCGTCGGCATGTCCCCGAAATCGGAGGATATTGCGCTGAACGTCTGCAAGAAAAAGCAGCTGACCAACACCCGCGCCAGCGGCTCGGACGATGCGCTTCGTCTCATTCCGCCGAAGATCATGAGCCTTGAGCAGTGCCTTGAATTCATCACGGACGACGAGCTGCTCGAGGTCACGCCAAAGAGCCTTAGAATCCGCAAGCGGATTTTAAACAACGCCCTTCGCATGAAAGCAAAGAGCAAATAG
- a CDS encoding RNA polymerase sigma factor codes for MANPAFETQEELLCYLYQYKDDFYRLAYGYVKNEQDALDVVSDSLYKASSYFHTLQNKSYAKTWFYRIVVNTSIDFLRRRKRSNVVDEDIASLPYHDPDSVELVDLRNGIDRLAPKFKTVIILRFFEDLKLEEIAQIQQCSINTVKSRLYAALRKLKLDLTEDTMQENGSK; via the coding sequence ATGGCAAATCCCGCCTTTGAAACGCAAGAGGAGCTGCTGTGCTACCTCTATCAATATAAAGATGATTTTTATCGTCTTGCCTACGGCTATGTAAAAAACGAACAGGACGCGCTCGATGTGGTCTCCGACTCGCTGTACAAGGCGTCAAGCTACTTTCATACACTGCAGAACAAGAGCTATGCCAAGACCTGGTTTTACCGCATTGTCGTCAATACGTCGATCGATTTTCTCCGGCGCCGCAAGCGCTCAAATGTCGTCGACGAGGACATTGCCTCACTGCCCTACCACGACCCTGATTCCGTGGAGCTGGTCGATCTGCGAAACGGCATCGACCGGCTGGCGCCGAAGTTCAAAACGGTAATCATTCTGCGCTTTTTCGAGGACCTCAAACTCGAGGAAATTGCGCAGATTCAGCAGTGCAGCATCAACACTGTCAAATCCCGTCTCTACGCGGCACTTCGCAAGCTGAAACTCGATCTGACGGAGGACACTATGCAGGAGAACGGATCAAAATGA
- the trhA gene encoding PAQR family membrane homeostasis protein TrhA translates to MKQFWNGAREPLSFQTHFVGAFVCLLGTILLIAKSLRAVPYSLLNTVSVTIFGISMIALYSASAAHHYCNGSDRTKLIFRKLDHSMIYVLIAGTYTPFCLSLLPHPKGIYFTIYVWAFALIGIIVKCCWFNAPRWLYTSIYIIMGWTALLDLPAFSRINPTAFFLVLLGGVIYTVGGVMYALKKPNFFAKFGFHELFHVLIILATLCHFFAVYYFVA, encoded by the coding sequence ATGAAACAATTCTGGAATGGCGCGCGGGAGCCGCTGAGTTTTCAAACCCACTTTGTCGGCGCCTTTGTCTGTCTGCTGGGCACCATACTGCTGATTGCAAAGTCCCTGCGCGCCGTGCCCTACTCGCTGCTCAACACTGTGTCGGTGACTATTTTCGGCATCTCCATGATCGCGCTCTACTCGGCGAGTGCCGCGCACCACTACTGCAACGGCAGCGACCGGACAAAGCTCATCTTTCGCAAGCTCGACCACTCGATGATCTATGTTCTCATTGCCGGCACCTACACGCCTTTCTGTCTGAGTCTTCTGCCCCACCCCAAGGGAATCTACTTCACCATCTATGTCTGGGCCTTTGCCCTGATCGGCATCATCGTCAAATGCTGCTGGTTCAACGCGCCGCGATGGCTCTACACGTCGATTTATATCATCATGGGGTGGACGGCGCTGCTCGATCTGCCCGCCTTTTCCAGGATCAATCCCACCGCATTTTTCCTGGTTTTGCTCGGCGGGGTTATCTACACGGTCGGAGGGGTCATGTACGCCCTCAAAAAGCCTAATTTTTTCGCCAAATTTGGGTTTCACGAGCTCTTTCATGTGTTGATTATTCTGGCGACTCTGTGCCACTTTTTTGCCGTCTATTACTTCGTCGCTTGA
- the sdaAB gene encoding L-serine ammonia-lyase, iron-sulfur-dependent subunit beta: protein MSNAQSVFNIIGPVMIGPSSSHTAGAARLGKIARAFLGSTPRSARMELHGSFWHTHEGHGTDLAIVAGLLGFDTDDERIKRSFSIAAEQGLHFSFEPADLGDVHPNSVRFHLRSDADSIELTGASVGGGNILVTEVMGFETKLTGRSNALFTIHEDRPGVIASVAQVVARHRINIAFMRVSRQDEGTLACMILESDSALPPQAVQEIAALPPIRAARVIEKV, encoded by the coding sequence ATGAGCAATGCACAGAGTGTCTTCAACATCATCGGGCCGGTGATGATCGGTCCATCCAGTTCCCACACCGCCGGCGCGGCGAGACTTGGAAAAATCGCGCGCGCCTTTCTCGGCTCAACGCCGCGCAGCGCCCGCATGGAGCTTCACGGCTCTTTCTGGCACACCCACGAGGGCCATGGAACTGACCTTGCCATTGTCGCAGGACTGCTCGGTTTTGACACCGACGACGAGCGCATCAAGCGCTCCTTTTCCATTGCCGCCGAACAGGGGCTGCACTTCTCTTTCGAGCCCGCCGACCTCGGCGACGTGCACCCAAATAGCGTGCGCTTTCATCTGCGCTCCGATGCGGATTCCATTGAGCTGACCGGCGCGTCGGTGGGCGGCGGCAACATTCTCGTCACCGAGGTCATGGGCTTTGAGACCAAGCTGACCGGCCGGAGCAACGCCCTGTTCACCATCCACGAAGACCGCCCCGGCGTCATCGCCTCGGTCGCACAGGTGGTCGCCCGCCATCGGATCAACATTGCATTTATGCGCGTCTCCCGACAGGATGAGGGAACTCTCGCCTGTATGATTCTCGAGAGCGACAGCGCCCTGCCGCCTCAGGCCGTACAGGAGATCGCGGCGCTCCCCCCCATCCGTGCGGCGCGTGTCATTGAGAAAGTGTAG